A stretch of the Streptomyces sp. WMMB303 genome encodes the following:
- a CDS encoding ATP-binding cassette domain-containing protein, producing MSEVQPADDGALVELSDVSKFYGNIRALEGISLTVRPGEITCVLGDNGAGKSTLIKIISGLHQHDDGTFRIQGAETRLSSPRQALDRGIATVYQDLAVVPLMPVWRNFFLGSEPTIGRGPLRRLDVQRMRRTTHSELLRMGIDLRDVDQPIGTLSGGERQSVAIARAVHFGARVLVLDEPTAALGVKQSGVVLKYVAAARDAGLGVVLITHNPHHAFLVGDRFVLLKRGAMAGSYVKDGLELEELVRQMAGGSELDQLSHELQRD from the coding sequence ATGAGCGAGGTACAGCCGGCTGACGACGGGGCGCTCGTCGAGCTGTCCGACGTCAGCAAGTTCTACGGCAACATCCGGGCCCTGGAGGGCATCTCCCTGACGGTGCGGCCCGGGGAGATCACCTGTGTGCTCGGTGACAACGGGGCGGGCAAATCCACCCTGATCAAGATCATCTCAGGGCTGCACCAGCACGACGACGGCACCTTCCGCATCCAGGGTGCCGAGACCCGGCTCTCCTCCCCACGCCAGGCGCTGGACCGCGGTATCGCCACCGTCTACCAGGACCTGGCCGTGGTCCCGCTGATGCCGGTGTGGCGGAACTTCTTCCTCGGCTCCGAGCCGACGATCGGCCGCGGGCCGCTGCGCCGGCTCGATGTGCAGCGCATGCGGCGCACCACGCACAGCGAACTGCTGCGGATGGGCATCGACCTGCGCGACGTCGACCAGCCGATCGGGACGCTGTCCGGCGGCGAGCGGCAGTCCGTCGCCATCGCCCGCGCCGTGCACTTCGGGGCCAGGGTGCTGGTGCTGGACGAGCCCACCGCCGCGCTCGGGGTGAAGCAGAGCGGGGTCGTGCTCAAGTACGTCGCCGCAGCCCGGGACGCCGGCCTCGGCGTCGTGCTGATCACCCACAACCCGCACCACGCCTTTCTCGTCGGGGACCGCTTCGTGCTGCTCAAGCGCGGCGCCATGGCCGGGTCCTACGTGAAGGACGGGCTGGAGCTGGAGGAACTGGTGCGGCAGATGGCGGGCGGATCCGAACTGGACCAGCTCAGCCACGAACTGCAGCGCGACTGA